Genomic segment of Anaerobacillus alkaliphilus:
TCGATAATTCGTTCGTTTGAACTTTCCGTTAGTTTTATCGCAGAATAAACATCTTCGTAAGCTTTTCGGAACGTTTCAATGGCAATTGAAGGCTCTTCTAACATCTTTAACGTTTCTTCCGTATTTGATTTCAACATTTGGGCATTTGATAATAGCATTGCTTCCGTTGCTTCGTTTACATTTTTCACAGCGTCAATGACAGTTTTTTGATTACCTAAAGCTAATTGAATAGAAGCTGTTACCGTAATAATATTTTTAGTCATTGTAATTGCATTAAAAATAGCCTCTTCTAGCTTTTCATTATTTTCGACGATTAAATCAACGCTAGCTAAAGACTGTTGTAATACTAATACGGCTTGAGACATGTTTTTAATTCGAGAGATGACTTTTTGCTGCCCTTTCAATAAAGCAGGTTTTCTGTCCGTCCATTCCTCATCTGTCATTTTCTCCTCGAGCATGCTGTTCAGCTTTTTACCCACTTCAATTTGTTCATTTAACCCGTTAATTCTAGCAAAAGCAACTTCCTTTAGTTGATGCAGCATAACCGTATCTTCTTGGAGTTTATCCTTTCCGACAAGTAATGCACCAATAATATTGTCCACTTGAGATTCTACGGTTTTGTATTTCCTCGCGTATTGCTCCATTGGATTTCTTCTTAATAAACGGTCGATCATACTTTGGACTTGGCCCTTCTTCAGGTGACTAGGTTCAAGCTCTGACACAATTTCTCTCAGGCGAAGCAGATTTTTAGGTAGCTCATTATTGGGCTGATCCATCATGTCTTTAACTGGCCGTTTTAATGCTTCTAATGACTCGCCAGCACTTTTTTGTGCTTCAGTTCCTAGTCCGTTTAACCTTTCTAACAGTCGGTTAACATCTTCTTCATTGTTTAACGGTTTGAAATACTCTTTTACCTTCTCGTCTATGTCTATTTTAAATGTATTTTTATTTTCCATGTCATTCCCTCCAAATATCTCTTAGTATTCATACGTTTATGTAAAGAATAAGTTTCAATTCTCTGTCTAGCTCCAGGCGCGATCTGCTCCTGCGGTTACTCGTCGCAAAGATCCGAGAGGTAAGTCAAAGATGTTCTTGGCTCGAGGTCAAATAACCTGTCCGATAAAAAAGTGAAAGTGCACACTTTTTACCGGACAGAACATTTGCTTGTCGCCGATAAGCGGGCGCCTTGCGCTTTTCTCGCTATTTTTCACCTGAATTATATAATGAATTAACTGCAGCTTCAAGACAAATAGGAAAAGTCAAGCGACTTTTCCAAGTTTATGAATAAATAAAAATGTAGTAGCTAGTGATGAAATAGGAAAAAATGATCAGTAGAGATGGAATTGAGTAATTAAAGCTTGTCTTGGGTTTAACTCGGACAAGTAAATAGAACGTAATGAAATACAGACAGATGACTAAGGATGTGGTTAATTCATGGACAGGTTCGACATGAACCAATAACGGACCTTGTCGGTAAAAAATATCTGTACCGCATAAAATTAATATGTTGAATAAATTACTACCTAAGATTGACCCAATTGCTAAATTGAAATTTCGTAACTTACAGGCCACAAAGCATGCAACAGCTTCTGGTAAAGATGTAGAGGCTGCGATGAGAAAGCTTCCTACAAAGCTTGCACCTAAACCTGTTATAACTGCAATTCTGTCACCTGCAATTGTTAAAATTGAACCCGTTATCAAGATGATCAGCGCTGTGACGCCAAACCTGATCATGGCAGTTCTTGCTGTTAATTCAGGTAGTGGTTCTTCTCTTTCAGGTTCTGTGTCATCGGTTTTTGACGTTTGCTTCAGTCTAGACATGATAATCATTCCGATGATGTATCCACCAAGAATAACAAATGTATCTAGTCCTATTCCTAACACGATAAACATAACATCCAGGCGTAGGGAAAATAAGATAAGAAACATCAAAGTGATACCTATTCCAATTGTGTAACGGTGCTGTGTCCAAACTCGTTCAAAAACCTGATCTTTACGGAAGTAAAGGTCTAAAAATGCAAGGATAACAAGATTAAATAAATTACTTCCTAAGAGACTTCCTACAGCAAGATCAGGATTATTTAGCATGACAGCAGTATAACTTGTTGTTATTTCTGGGAGTGAAGTGGCACCAGCTAATAGCATGGAACCAATCAGCATTCCGCCAACAGCCGTCTTTGCGCTAATGACATCTGCATATGTTGATAATTTAGTTGCCGCAAATACGGTAATAGCTGCAACAAGTAAAAAGATAATAAACACCATAAGTCTCACCTCTTTACGGAGGATATTCGTTTCCATGTATTGATTATCTTGTACAAATTGTTTAAATTAATGATAGAAAAGCTGTGCCAATATTTTTCTGAAAAGGTAATCAAATAAAAAAAGAAGGTGACAAGATGAAACGTAAGCAACAAAAAAAAGTTGATGATGGAACGATCCATCTTAATGAACGAATTAGTTCAGATATTTTAGCTAAGTTGAAAGCGACGAGTAAATCATTAAAAGAGGAAGAACAAAGAAAAGAAGAAGAGGTAAGGGAACAGGAGAGACAACGTCGATTAGAAAAAGAAAAAAATAAGTCATTTGAAGAACTTCTAAACGAAAGTAATCTTGATTGGAAAAGTTATAAGTAATCAAAGCCCTAATTTTAGTCAACGTGGAGAAAACAAGCAACAGTCTGTGTTAGAGAGGCTTTAAGCTGTTCATAAAGAACCAGTTTACAAATTGTTCTTAATACTTTCATAGACTTTTAGTTTAGTTATGGTAAAATAATAGAAAAGTATGATAAATGTGATAAGGGGCGTTTACATATGAGACTTTGGCTAACCAAACTTTCTGTAGTCTTAATTACTTTTATGACGTTCGGGATGTTTATTCCTCCGACCTACCTTGATGCTGAAGCTTCAGACCAAGAGTTACTGGTTAAAGAAGAGAAACAATCACTTCCGAGTCAACCTAGAATTCAAACAAATGATACTGTCACTTCGACAGAAGAATCGATAGATGTTCGTGAACAATTTATTACCTATGCATCTGAACAAGCGAAAGTTCAATCCTTACAAAAGTTTGGACCGAAGATTTCAAACGTTGTAGGTGATGAGTTCTTAGAAGTGATTTTACCAAAAATTGAAGAGGTAATTCGTGATTTAGCAAGCGAAGTGAATGGTGAAGAACTTGTAAGGTTTGAAGTCACTGAAAGACCTTCTCAGGGTTATGGAGAAAAAATCTTTCATATCTTTAACGAAGAAACAGGCACAGACATTGCTCGTTTTCATGTTCGTCGAGTAAATCACCCTCGTGAAGGACATTCTTTTAATTTTCATTATCACCTATTAGAAGACCAATTTGAACAACATTATGATTTAGGTGATATTTACTGGGACAAAAATACACCACCAAAATGGATGTCGTAAGAAAAAGCACTTGATTAGATAATCGAGTGCTTTTTTGTACTATTTAAACGATAACGTGAAGTTCTCTGTTTTTAATTGTAATAAAGGTTGGAGTACTTCCTAATGGCTCACCATCTGCTTGAATAGGTACTGAACTAGTAGATGAAATCTCTATTTCTTTTCCACTAATCATTTCTACAGAAGGATGAAGTGTATGTTTCCCTAAGAAAACTAAAGGGAAAAATAAAAGCAGCTCTAAACGAGACAATGAATGAACAATACAAATGTTTAAGGTTCCGTCTGTGTAATTAGCTTCAGGACTAATTTTAAGACCACCACCATAATATGGGGTGTTAGCTAAAGCAATCAACCAAACATGGCTGTATGTTTTTTCTATTCCATCAACATGTATAGTCATCTCCGTTGATTGATAAGAGAAGACCCCTTTTAATACACCATAGATATAAGCTAATTTTCCTAACTTAATGAAATTAAGCCATTTTTTTATTTTAGAACGGTTTGCAAGCTCGGCAACTTTAGCATCAAAGCCAATTCCTACCACTGTGGCGCAAGGCTTGTCATCCACTTTAATCATGTCAATTTTTTTAGTATGTCCTCTTAAAATAAGATTAAGTGCTTCTGAACTTTTATGAGGGATTTTTAATGCCCGAGCAAAATCGTTTCCTGATCCAGCAGGTATAATCCCTATAGGAATTTCTGTATTCTCAACAAATTTCAAAGCGTGATGTATTGAGCCATCTCCGCCAATAATTACAATCGCCTTTATAGTTTCTTTCATTAGTTTCGTTTCAATATGTAATAAATCTTCTGGTTTCGTAATAAAGAAAGCCTTGTAATTGACTTCCTTACTCTGTAAGATTGGCAATGTCTTCTTCCAAACTTTTGCACCTTTACCTGATTGATTATTGATTATGAATAAGTACAATGTATCACCTTTTTTCTACTGTAAGTATGATGTGCCATATAGTATAGTATACTATGAGTCTAGCAATGGAGAAATAGGAAGGATCAAATAAAATGAAACAATGGCTAGTATTAAGTATCGCAATCTCAGCTTTTCTAGTAGTGTGGGGGAGCGTTTTCTACTTGTTCTTCTTAAAACAAGAACCTACGATAAAATACGCACGCGATTTATCTGAAGTTTATGTCGTAAGTTATCCAAAAGAAAGTAAAGAAGAAGAACTAATAATGGATAAAGCACTAATAGTTTTTACCAAACATCAAACGGAGGTAAATAAGCTAGCGGTGCCACCATTAACAGAGGGGATCGATTATGGAGATGGTATTTCTATAGATGATGTTCTTGTAAATGTTGGAATTGCTTTAAATGTGACAAAAAATTAGAATGTTATTCTCCATACTAGAGTAGAATATATGAATTGCATCATGTATACTAGTGAAGAAAGAAATAAAGTAAATATCAAAAATATTTACTATAGGGGGTACAGCAATGTTGACAAACATCGGAATTCCGGGTTTAGTTTTAATTCTTGTTATTGCATTAATTATCTTTGGACCAAAAAAATTACCGGAGTTAGGTAAAGCGGTTGGCCAAACATTAAGAGAGTTTAAATCATCAACTCGTGAGCTAACGAAAGATGTTGTAGAAGAATTCGAAGACGAAAAACCAAAATCAAAAACAAAGAACTAAACGTAACTATATAGTAGTATGTTTAAAGGATAATTGGTAAAGATGTGAGATTTGTTTTATCCGTCTTGCATCTTTTTATGTTGTTTAAGGAGCCGTGAAGTATGACTGATCAAAGTATGTCTGATCAAAGTATGAATGTTCTTGATCACTTAGATGAATTACGTAAGCGCATCATTATTATCTTAGGAGCATTTATCGTCTTTTTTATCGCCAGCTTTATATTTGTAAAGGATATCTATGACTGGTTCGTCAAGGATTTGGACATGCCATTAACTGTCCTAGGTCCAATGGACATAATCTATGTCTACTTTTTATTATCAGGAGTAATTGCTCTGGCCTTAACAGTACCAGTAATTATTTTTCAAATATGGCTATTTGTTAAGCCAGCTTTAACTAGAAGAGAACAAGTAGTAACGCTCACTTACATTCCAGCATCTTTGTTCTTATTTGTGGCAGGATTGTCTTTCGGATATTTCGTTGTATTACCATTAGTGTTGAACTTTCTCTTCAGTTTAGGTGGAGACATGTTTCAAATGATGTTTACAACTGACAAGTACTTTCAATTCGTTTTACGAATGACGATTCCATTCAGTATTCTTTTCGAAATGCCTCTAGTCGTTATGTTCCTAACAAGCTTAGGGATTGTCACACCAAAAGGTATGATAAAAAACCGTAAATATGCGTTCTTCTTTATTGTTGTGATTTCAGTGTTAATATCACCACCTGATTTTATTTCAGACGTGTTGGTCATTATCCCTTTAATTTTCCTCTATGAGGTAAGTATTGTTCTATCAACAATCGTTTTCCGTCGAAAAAGAAAAAGAGAACGTGAATTAGAAAATCAATCTTAAGTTAAAAGTAAAAGCGAGAACCGGCTAAATTTAGCCGGTTTTTTAATTTTTTCAGGGCTAAGAAGATCGTTCCTATACTACTTTTACAATTTTAGGACTTATTTCGACTGGGTTTTCCATTAATTATGAAAAGTATTGTTTGCTACAGAGCTTATTGTGACTGGCTTTACCATAAGTTAGGAGAAGGTTGTTTAATACCGAGCTTATTGTGACTGACTTTACCATAAGTTAGGAGAATTTTGTTTAATACCGAGCTTATTGTGACTGACTTTACCATAAGTTAGGAGAATTTTGTTTAATACAGAGCTTATTGTGACTGAATTTACCATTATTTAGGGAAATTCTGTTTAATACCAAGCTTATTGTGACTGACTTTACCATAAGTTAGGAGAATGCTGTTTAATACCGAGCGTAGTGTGACTAACTTTACCAATGATTAGGAGAATCTTGTTTAATACCGGGGTTATTGTGACTGACTTTACCATAAGTTAGGAGAATCTTGTATAATACCGGGGTTATTGCGAATGACTTTACCATAAGTTAGGAGAATGTTGTTCAAATCCGAGCTTATAGCGACTACATTAATAACCACGCGCTTCTTCTGTCATCGTAAATTCTATAACCCATTAAATTATGCTCCGAATGAATAGTAAAGTAATTAGAAGGTCAATCCAACTAAATATAGTATTTCTAGGAACTGCTATAGCAGTTCTTTTTTGCCTTGCGTTCATAAAGATATCACAAATAAAAGTGATTTCCATCACATTTCTTCTACTTTTCAAAAGGTAAAATGAAATTAAGTTGAAATAAATTCCTCTAAGTATCGCACCATACTTGAACTAGAGCAACAAATGGAAATTCCAAAAGAGGTAAGGGGGAAAAGTTATCATGGAATTAACTCGTAGAAGCTTGCTAAAAGCTGCAGCAATTTCATCAGCAATGATTGCGGCAGGCTGTACCCAAAAAGAAGTTGCTACACCAGAGACAAAAGAACCAGAAAAAGATCCTGTTGAAGTAGAAGCTCAATCAATCGAACCAGATGAGTGGAAGACTTCTGTTTGCCGTTATTGCGGAACAGGCTGTGGGGTGTTAGTGGGAGTTAAAGAAAATAAAGTTATCGCCGTAAAAGGTGACCCTGATAACCGGTCAAATCGTGGTTTAAACTGTATTAAAGGATATTATCTAGGTAAGATCCTATTTGGAAAAGATCGCTTAACAAAACCATTAATTCGGGAAGACAATAGTAAAAAAGGAACGATGGAAGGGTTCCGTGAGGCATCTTGGGAAGAGGCCCTAGACTTAGTAGCTAGCAAAATTAAAGAAGCTCATGATACAGATCCTAATTCGATTGCATTTTGGGGATCAGGACAGCAAACAATCCATGAAGGGTATGCGTCTGTAAAGCTATGGAAGGTTGGTTTACAGAATAATAATATTGATCCTAATGCAAGATTATGTATGGCGAGTGCTGTAACTGGTTTTATGTCAACGTTCCAATCAGATGAGCCAATGGGCTGTTATGATGATCTAGACATGGCGGATGTTTTTGTTACGTGGGGAGCCAATATGGCAGAAATGCACCCAGTCTTGTATTCTCGCTTAACTGCAAGAAAACTATCGGACCCTAACGTTAAGCACTATGATTTAACCACCTATCACACTCGTACTTCTGAAACAGCTGATAAAGTAATGGTTTTTAGACCACAAACCGATTTGGCGATTGCCAATTGTATTATCAACTATTTAATTGAAACTGACTCGTATGATAAGCAGTTTGTTGAAGAGCACTGCCAATTTAAAGCAGGTCAGGAAAACTTAGGTCATTCGATTGATGACGGATATGATAAGAGTGAGATTGGTCAAAAGGTAAATGATTCTTGGCCAATTACCTTTGATGAATTTAAGGAAATGGTTTCAGTTTATACATTTGAATATGTATCGGAACTATCAGGTGTTGCGGCTGAAGATTTAGAGGCACTAGCAAAAGAGTTCGCGAATCCAAATAAGAAGATTATGTCGACATGGACGATGGGGGTAAACCAGCATACACGTGGGACGTGGATGAATAATTTAATTTATGATGTCCATCTATTATCTGGAAAGATTAGTCAGCCAGGTAGTGGACCATTCTCATTAACAGGTCAACCAAGCGCTTGTGGAACTGCTCGTGAAGTTGGAGTATTCGCTCACCGTTTACCTGCAGATTTAGTGGTAAATAACCCTGAACACCGACGCTTTAGTGAGATGATTTGGAATTTACCTGAGGGCTATTTAGATGCCATTGAAAAGCCAGGTCTTCACACGATTGCCATGTTCAGACAGCTTGGCCTTGGAAATGTTAAATTCCTTTGGAGTATGTCCAATAACTGGGGACAAACGTTACCAAAAACAAATCGTTTCCGTGGGATTGATACAGATGGAAAAGGTGTTATCGACGGCTTTATTGTAGTTTCTGAAGTTTACCCAACGAGATCAACTGAAATGGCGAATGTTGTTTTTCCGGCAGCGATGTGGGTAGAGAGGGAAGGAATGTTCGGAAATGCAGAACGTCGTAACTCGATTTTTGAAAAGTGCCAAGAACCACCGGGTGAGGCAAAGTGGGATTTATGGGCGATGGTTCAGGTAGCAAAACGCGTGCTAGAAGGCAAGAAAATTGGTGAGCACGATGCCTTTGATGTTGTCTTTGGAAAGTATGGTCCGGACATTTGGGATTATGAAAAAAATGATTTAATTGATGAACATGAAGTTTGCGTAAGAATGTTTGAAGAATATCGTTTGTTTTCTGCACCACATCTTCATAAAGATCCTTCTGTTCAAGAACTTGGGTATAAGTTAAAAACGAGTGCAAAAGAATTAGGCCCATATGAAGAATATTTAAAGCAACATGGGATGCGCTGGCCGGTTCGTGAAGTGAATGGTGAATGGCTAGAAACAAAATGGCGCTATGCACATGGAGATCAAAAGGATGGGTTTGATCAAGTCGGCGTGGAAACGTTTGGTGAAGTAGGTAAATATAAGAATATTAGCTTCTACAAATCAGCAGACAAACGACCAACAATCTTCTTTAGACCATTTGAAGATGCAGCTGAAATTCCGGATGATGAGTATCCATTCTGGTTATGTACAGGAAGGGTGTTAGAGCACTGGCATAGTGGATCGATGACTCGCCGTGTACCAGAACTGCACCGAGCATACCCAGAAGCTTTATGCGAAATGCATCCTGATGATGCTGCTGCAATAGGGATTAGTGACATGGACTGGGTAATTGTAAGGTCACGCCGTGGTGAGACGAAAGTAAAGGCAACCACGACAGGACGCGGAAAGCCGCCAAGAGGTTTAGTATATGTCCCATTCTTTGCTGAAGAAACAATGATTAAT
This window contains:
- a CDS encoding toxic anion resistance protein, coding for MENKNTFKIDIDEKVKEYFKPLNNEEDVNRLLERLNGLGTEAQKSAGESLEALKRPVKDMMDQPNNELPKNLLRLREIVSELEPSHLKKGQVQSMIDRLLRRNPMEQYARKYKTVESQVDNIIGALLVGKDKLQEDTVMLHQLKEVAFARINGLNEQIEVGKKLNSMLEEKMTDEEWTDRKPALLKGQQKVISRIKNMSQAVLVLQQSLASVDLIVENNEKLEEAIFNAITMTKNIITVTASIQLALGNQKTVIDAVKNVNEATEAMLLSNAQMLKSNTEETLKMLEEPSIAIETFRKAYEDVYSAIKLTESSNERIIESGKKFILELDELNTQIKQKLLD
- a CDS encoding sodium:calcium antiporter encodes the protein MVFIIFLLVAAITVFAATKLSTYADVISAKTAVGGMLIGSMLLAGATSLPEITTSYTAVMLNNPDLAVGSLLGSNLFNLVILAFLDLYFRKDQVFERVWTQHRYTIGIGITLMFLILFSLRLDVMFIVLGIGLDTFVILGGYIIGMIIMSRLKQTSKTDDTEPEREEPLPELTARTAMIRFGVTALIILITGSILTIAGDRIAVITGLGASFVGSFLIAASTSLPEAVACFVACKLRNFNLAIGSILGSNLFNILILCGTDIFYRQGPLLVHVEPVHELTTSLVICLYFITFYLLVRVKPKTSFNYSIPSLLIIFSYFITSYYIFIYS
- a CDS encoding YqkE family protein: MKRKQQKKVDDGTIHLNERISSDILAKLKATSKSLKEEEQRKEEEVREQERQRRLEKEKNKSFEELLNESNLDWKSYK
- a CDS encoding YpjP family protein, producing the protein MRLWLTKLSVVLITFMTFGMFIPPTYLDAEASDQELLVKEEKQSLPSQPRIQTNDTVTSTEESIDVREQFITYASEQAKVQSLQKFGPKISNVVGDEFLEVILPKIEEVIRDLASEVNGEELVRFEVTERPSQGYGEKIFHIFNEETGTDIARFHVRRVNHPREGHSFNFHYHLLEDQFEQHYDLGDIYWDKNTPPKWMS
- a CDS encoding diacylglycerol/lipid kinase family protein: MYLFIINNQSGKGAKVWKKTLPILQSKEVNYKAFFITKPEDLLHIETKLMKETIKAIVIIGGDGSIHHALKFVENTEIPIGIIPAGSGNDFARALKIPHKSSEALNLILRGHTKKIDMIKVDDKPCATVVGIGFDAKVAELANRSKIKKWLNFIKLGKLAYIYGVLKGVFSYQSTEMTIHVDGIEKTYSHVWLIALANTPYYGGGLKISPEANYTDGTLNICIVHSLSRLELLLFFPLVFLGKHTLHPSVEMISGKEIEISSTSSVPIQADGEPLGSTPTFITIKNRELHVIV
- a CDS encoding twin-arginine translocase TatA/TatE family subunit, with the protein product MLTNIGIPGLVLILVIALIIFGPKKLPELGKAVGQTLREFKSSTRELTKDVVEEFEDEKPKSKTKN
- the tatC gene encoding twin-arginine translocase subunit TatC, which codes for MTDQSMSDQSMNVLDHLDELRKRIIIILGAFIVFFIASFIFVKDIYDWFVKDLDMPLTVLGPMDIIYVYFLLSGVIALALTVPVIIFQIWLFVKPALTRREQVVTLTYIPASLFLFVAGLSFGYFVVLPLVLNFLFSLGGDMFQMMFTTDKYFQFVLRMTIPFSILFEMPLVVMFLTSLGIVTPKGMIKNRKYAFFFIVVISVLISPPDFISDVLVIIPLIFLYEVSIVLSTIVFRRKRKRERELENQS
- the napA gene encoding nitrate reductase catalytic subunit NapA, whose product is MELTRRSLLKAAAISSAMIAAGCTQKEVATPETKEPEKDPVEVEAQSIEPDEWKTSVCRYCGTGCGVLVGVKENKVIAVKGDPDNRSNRGLNCIKGYYLGKILFGKDRLTKPLIREDNSKKGTMEGFREASWEEALDLVASKIKEAHDTDPNSIAFWGSGQQTIHEGYASVKLWKVGLQNNNIDPNARLCMASAVTGFMSTFQSDEPMGCYDDLDMADVFVTWGANMAEMHPVLYSRLTARKLSDPNVKHYDLTTYHTRTSETADKVMVFRPQTDLAIANCIINYLIETDSYDKQFVEEHCQFKAGQENLGHSIDDGYDKSEIGQKVNDSWPITFDEFKEMVSVYTFEYVSELSGVAAEDLEALAKEFANPNKKIMSTWTMGVNQHTRGTWMNNLIYDVHLLSGKISQPGSGPFSLTGQPSACGTAREVGVFAHRLPADLVVNNPEHRRFSEMIWNLPEGYLDAIEKPGLHTIAMFRQLGLGNVKFLWSMSNNWGQTLPKTNRFRGIDTDGKGVIDGFIVVSEVYPTRSTEMANVVFPAAMWVEREGMFGNAERRNSIFEKCQEPPGEAKWDLWAMVQVAKRVLEGKKIGEHDAFDVVFGKYGPDIWDYEKNDLIDEHEVCVRMFEEYRLFSAPHLHKDPSVQELGYKLKTSAKELGPYEEYLKQHGMRWPVREVNGEWLETKWRYAHGDQKDGFDQVGVETFGEVGKYKNISFYKSADKRPTIFFRPFEDAAEIPDDEYPFWLCTGRVLEHWHSGSMTRRVPELHRAYPEALCEMHPDDAAAIGISDMDWVIVRSRRGETKVKATTTGRGKPPRGLVYVPFFAEETMINNATLDAYCPISKEPDYKKCAVKVIKA